In the Natronobacterium texcoconense genome, one interval contains:
- a CDS encoding dipeptide epimerase, producing MTLETSFQRHTLPLEFPFTISRGTSTETDVVTVRIEDDEGTVGVGGAGPSAHYGETADTVEAVLPDLLSVVEDVDDPHQLGRIERRMRETVERNPAARCAVSIALHDLVTKRLGVSLYEYWGLDPVDTVESSYTIGIDDTETMREKTELALERGYTTLKVKLGTDRDIEIVETIRDVAPAEDVRLYVDANEAWTPREAVRKIEKLAAYDLEFVEQPVPAENPEGLQFVYERAALPIAADESCITVEDVPQIANRCDIANLKLMKCGGLREAKRIIHAARAHGLQVMCGCMSESNASIAAACHLAPMLDYADLDGSLLLDDDPYDGVAMPGGRIDLESLDRSGTGAVLE from the coding sequence ATGACGCTCGAGACCTCCTTCCAGCGCCACACCCTGCCGCTCGAGTTCCCGTTCACGATTTCGCGTGGCACGTCGACCGAGACCGACGTCGTCACCGTCCGTATCGAGGACGACGAAGGGACGGTCGGCGTCGGCGGTGCCGGACCGTCCGCTCACTACGGCGAGACGGCGGATACCGTCGAGGCCGTCCTGCCGGACCTCCTGTCGGTCGTCGAAGACGTCGACGACCCACACCAGCTCGGCCGTATCGAGCGCCGGATGCGCGAGACCGTCGAGCGAAACCCCGCCGCTCGATGTGCCGTCAGCATCGCACTCCACGACCTCGTCACCAAGCGTCTTGGCGTCTCACTGTACGAGTACTGGGGACTCGATCCCGTCGACACCGTCGAGAGCTCCTACACCATCGGGATCGACGACACGGAGACGATGCGGGAGAAGACCGAACTCGCGCTCGAGCGCGGCTACACCACGCTGAAAGTCAAACTCGGCACCGACCGCGACATCGAGATCGTCGAGACGATTCGTGACGTCGCTCCCGCCGAGGACGTCCGGCTGTACGTCGACGCAAACGAGGCCTGGACGCCCCGCGAAGCGGTCCGGAAGATCGAGAAGCTGGCAGCCTACGACCTCGAGTTCGTCGAACAGCCCGTCCCCGCCGAGAACCCCGAGGGGCTCCAGTTCGTCTACGAGCGCGCAGCACTACCGATCGCGGCCGACGAGTCCTGTATCACCGTCGAGGACGTCCCACAGATCGCGAACCGCTGTGACATCGCGAACCTGAAACTGATGAAGTGTGGCGGACTCCGGGAGGCGAAACGGATCATCCACGCCGCCCGCGCCCACGGCCTGCAGGTCATGTGTGGCTGTATGAGCGAGTCCAACGCCTCGATCGCGGCGGCCTGTCACCTCGCGCCGATGCTCGACTACGCCGACCTCGACGGCTCTCTGCTGCTCGACGACGACCCCTACGACGGCGTGGCGATGCCCGGCGGCCGTATCGACCTCGAGAGTCTCGACCGATCCGGTACCGGCGCCGTCCTCGAGTAA
- a CDS encoding DUF1611 domain-containing protein produces MRVAILAHEKFPGRAKTALGVLRYADYEAVAVLDRESAGSRVSDHVPDVQDAPIVEGMDDLEADEVDALLIGIAPIGGGFDESWRSDVRTALEYGCDVISGLHYFLEDDEEFVELAEENGCELRDVRKPDDDLTVAEGIAGDVDAEVITTVGTDCSVGKMTVSMRLARDAREAGYDVGVIPTGQTGIMIEGWGNPIDRVVSDFTAGAVEEMIVEKGDEHDYLIVEGQGSIVHPAYSAVTCGILHGSMPDKLVLCHDAGREVVHGYESFDLPSIPTYVDLYENLSAPVAEAEVVAGALNTSDLEDDAAREAVDEYADALGAPATDVIRHDTDEILEVILE; encoded by the coding sequence ATGCGCGTCGCAATACTCGCCCACGAGAAGTTTCCGGGCCGGGCAAAGACGGCACTCGGCGTACTCCGGTATGCCGACTACGAGGCCGTCGCAGTCCTCGACCGAGAATCCGCAGGTAGCCGCGTCTCAGACCACGTTCCCGACGTCCAAGACGCCCCGATCGTCGAGGGGATGGACGACCTCGAGGCCGACGAGGTCGACGCCCTGCTGATCGGCATCGCGCCGATCGGCGGCGGCTTCGACGAGAGCTGGCGGTCGGACGTCAGGACCGCACTCGAGTACGGCTGTGACGTCATCTCTGGTCTGCACTACTTCCTCGAAGACGACGAGGAGTTCGTCGAACTCGCCGAGGAGAACGGCTGTGAACTCCGGGACGTCCGCAAACCCGACGACGATCTGACGGTCGCCGAAGGGATCGCCGGCGACGTCGACGCCGAGGTCATCACGACCGTCGGCACCGACTGCTCGGTCGGCAAGATGACCGTCTCGATGCGCCTCGCCCGCGACGCTCGCGAGGCCGGCTACGACGTCGGCGTGATCCCGACCGGCCAGACCGGGATCATGATCGAGGGCTGGGGGAACCCGATCGACCGCGTCGTGTCGGACTTCACCGCCGGCGCGGTCGAGGAGATGATCGTCGAGAAAGGCGACGAACACGACTACCTGATCGTCGAGGGGCAGGGCAGTATCGTCCACCCCGCCTACTCCGCGGTCACCTGTGGCATCCTCCACGGCTCGATGCCGGACAAGCTCGTCCTCTGTCACGATGCCGGCCGCGAGGTCGTCCACGGCTACGAGTCGTTCGACCTCCCCTCGATCCCGACGTACGTCGACCTCTACGAGAACCTCTCGGCACCCGTTGCCGAGGCGGAGGTCGTCGCCGGTGCGCTCAACACGTCCGATCTCGAGGACGATGCGGCCCGGGAAGCGGTCGACGAGTACGCCGACGCACTCGGTGCGCCGGCGACCGACGTCATCCGTCACGACACCGACGAGATCCTGGAGGTGATCCTCGAATGA
- a CDS encoding acyl-CoA dehydrogenase family protein, with product MRFTLTDEQAAFRDTVREFATEEIEPRASELDRNEEYPAEILDSLGEMGLAGLTLSEEHGGEGGDLVDLVLAIEELSAAMMPVASALALHLGVATVVERFGTDEQAERFLPEMSRFETVGALGLSEEEAGSDKLSMETTAERDGDEWVLDGHKRWVTNFLDADVVLTYARTGPDEDAPHNISAFLVPTEAFEVDHVWETLGARSVKSPKVTLADVRVPDDRRIGSVGEAYVQRSRVDVGVNVPARAVGLARAALEDAVEHVTDRRQFDERIGDFQGVRWELAEMSSQVDAARLLTLRAADLADRGRDAGQAMSTAKFYATEAAVDVTNDALQLHGGVGYTAASDVERYLRDARLLTIAGGPNALHRDTVADAVLE from the coding sequence ATGAGGTTCACGCTTACTGACGAGCAGGCGGCGTTCCGGGATACGGTACGGGAGTTCGCGACCGAGGAGATCGAACCGCGTGCAAGCGAACTGGATCGCAACGAGGAGTATCCTGCAGAGATTCTCGACTCGCTGGGCGAGATGGGACTGGCCGGACTCACGCTCTCGGAGGAGCACGGCGGCGAGGGCGGCGACCTGGTCGATCTCGTGCTCGCGATAGAGGAACTGTCGGCCGCGATGATGCCCGTCGCGAGCGCGCTCGCCCTGCATCTCGGCGTGGCGACGGTCGTCGAACGGTTCGGCACCGACGAGCAGGCCGAACGATTCTTACCGGAGATGAGCCGATTCGAGACCGTCGGGGCGCTCGGACTGAGCGAGGAGGAGGCCGGCAGCGACAAACTGTCGATGGAGACGACCGCCGAACGGGACGGCGACGAGTGGGTTCTCGACGGTCACAAACGCTGGGTGACGAACTTCCTCGATGCGGACGTCGTCCTCACCTACGCCAGGACGGGTCCCGACGAGGACGCGCCGCACAACATCAGCGCGTTTCTCGTCCCGACCGAGGCGTTCGAGGTCGATCACGTCTGGGAGACGCTCGGCGCTCGCAGCGTCAAGTCGCCGAAGGTTACTCTTGCGGACGTTCGCGTCCCAGACGATCGACGAATCGGGTCGGTGGGCGAGGCGTACGTCCAGCGGAGTCGGGTCGACGTCGGCGTGAACGTCCCGGCACGAGCAGTTGGCCTCGCTCGAGCGGCGCTCGAGGATGCCGTCGAACACGTGACCGACCGCCGGCAGTTCGACGAGCGGATCGGCGACTTCCAGGGGGTCCGCTGGGAACTCGCGGAGATGTCTTCGCAGGTCGACGCTGCACGGCTGTTGACGCTTCGAGCGGCCGATCTCGCGGATCGCGGACGCGACGCGGGCCAGGCGATGAGCACTGCGAAATTCTACGCCACCGAAGCCGCCGTCGACGTCACGAACGACGCCCTCCAGTTACACGGCGGCGTCGGCTACACCGCTGCCAGCGACGTCGAACGCTACCTGCGGGACGCGCGCCTGCTGACGATCGCCGGCGGCCCCAACGCCCTCCACCGGGACACGGTCGCCGACGCCGTTCTCGAGTGA
- a CDS encoding DUF5802 family protein — translation MFEVFSRSYYLGRLYVTPTDEDHAFMHTDQHRRINEAVYATGEGVERLDSPLVMKLESRHFPVHGDEGVPANTLAVPESMLAETDLQNPPTLQEVFLARRERARQLLSFAGGWQVAGDASTSDPGDDYPNAGT, via the coding sequence ATGTTCGAGGTGTTCTCTCGAAGTTACTATCTCGGACGCCTCTACGTGACGCCGACCGACGAAGACCACGCGTTCATGCACACCGACCAGCATCGACGCATCAACGAAGCGGTGTACGCGACCGGCGAGGGGGTAGAGCGGCTGGATTCGCCGCTGGTGATGAAACTCGAGTCGCGACACTTCCCCGTCCACGGCGACGAGGGCGTCCCGGCGAACACGCTCGCAGTCCCGGAGTCGATGTTAGCGGAGACTGACCTCCAGAATCCGCCCACGCTTCAGGAGGTGTTCCTGGCTCGCCGGGAACGTGCCCGGCAGTTACTGTCGTTCGCCGGTGGCTGGCAGGTCGCGGGTGACGCGTCGACGTCCGATCCCGGCGACGACTATCCGAACGCCGGTACCTAA
- a CDS encoding Vms1/Ankzf1 family peptidyl-tRNA hydrolase, translating to MLDLDELLGRASLKDRIDELEAENDRLREQYEAESDRRAAAATARQEAEETVNRLEDRIAQLEGELERIDEDADGPTVDVRSREQLRGARLEEVLDRLESVRTESEGALTAVVEDGVSDLDARIERDLTEALGHERIALVDDAAPCVLCVDDAGIVSVALDPPAFPGSESAWNDRFTLDREWFQPIGSHALALVRTDLFAVGIYDGDERLEFHGFESDVKGSHSKGGFSQARFERIRDEQIDDHLEQATETLEERVAGEVDRLYLTGQRGVVDTLAEETTVEPTPAATAAVDATGKPEPALEDAYRSFWTTELQVL from the coding sequence ATGCTCGACCTCGACGAGTTACTCGGACGCGCGTCGCTCAAAGACCGCATCGACGAACTCGAGGCGGAAAACGATCGGCTGCGAGAACAGTACGAGGCCGAGTCCGACCGCCGGGCAGCGGCGGCCACGGCCAGACAGGAAGCCGAGGAGACGGTCAACCGCCTCGAGGACCGGATCGCCCAGCTCGAGGGTGAACTCGAACGGATCGACGAGGACGCGGACGGCCCGACCGTCGACGTTCGGAGCCGCGAGCAACTGCGTGGGGCTCGACTCGAGGAGGTGCTCGACCGTCTCGAGTCGGTCCGAACCGAGTCGGAGGGTGCGCTGACGGCCGTCGTCGAAGACGGCGTCTCCGATCTCGACGCTCGTATCGAACGCGACCTGACGGAAGCCCTCGGCCACGAGCGGATCGCGCTCGTCGACGACGCCGCCCCCTGCGTGCTCTGTGTCGACGACGCCGGGATCGTCTCGGTCGCCCTCGACCCACCTGCTTTCCCCGGTAGCGAATCCGCCTGGAACGATCGGTTTACCCTCGATCGCGAGTGGTTCCAGCCGATCGGTAGCCACGCGCTCGCGCTCGTCCGGACGGACCTGTTCGCCGTCGGCATCTACGACGGCGACGAGCGACTCGAGTTCCACGGCTTCGAGAGCGACGTGAAGGGAAGCCACTCGAAAGGTGGCTTCTCGCAGGCGCGGTTCGAACGAATTCGGGACGAACAGATCGACGATCACCTCGAGCAGGCCACGGAAACGCTCGAGGAACGCGTCGCGGGTGAGGTCGATCGACTCTACCTGACGGGTCAACGCGGCGTCGTCGACACGCTCGCCGAGGAGACGACGGTCGAACCCACGCCGGCAGCGACTGCGGCAGTCGACGCCACCGGAAAGCCGGAACCGGCGCTCGAGGACGCCTACCGATCGTTCTGGACGACGGAACTGCAGGTTCTGTAG